One window of the Lipingzhangella halophila genome contains the following:
- a CDS encoding NAD-dependent succinate-semialdehyde dehydrogenase, with translation MVVAGHEERVIEQVAKQLFIGGEWRDPASGATFKVEDPSTGSVLCEIANAGTEDAFAALDAAVQAQPTWAKHAPRERGEILRRAYELLMQRQDDLALLMTLEMGKPLPEAKGEIAYAADFLRWFSEEAVRIEGGFSTSPNGQARFLIMQQPVGPSMLVTPWNFPMAMGTRKIGPAIAAGCTAILKPAQQTPLSALALAGILREAGVPDGVLSVLPTTDAGSVTEPLLRDGRIRKMSFTGSTGVGRKLLEQSADQVLRTSMELGGNAPFLVFDDADLDAAVEGAMQAKMRNIGEACTAANRIYAQSGIASEFARRLSERMGALRVGRGTEEGVQVGPLIDAKAREKVQHLVDDAVGRGAKVMVGGGPDDGAGYFYKPTVLSDVPQESELSDTEIFGPVAPVITFETEEEALADANDTEYGLVSYVYTSDLNRAFRVSENLETGMVGLNQGIVSNPAAPFGGVKHSGLGREGGRVGIDEFLETKYIGIGGVD, from the coding sequence ATGGTCGTGGCAGGTCACGAGGAACGAGTGATCGAGCAGGTCGCGAAGCAGTTGTTCATTGGGGGCGAGTGGCGCGACCCCGCGTCGGGTGCGACCTTCAAGGTCGAGGACCCCTCAACCGGATCGGTGCTGTGTGAGATCGCCAACGCGGGAACCGAGGACGCGTTCGCCGCGCTCGACGCCGCAGTGCAGGCACAGCCCACCTGGGCCAAGCATGCCCCCCGCGAGCGCGGTGAGATCCTGCGGCGTGCCTACGAGCTGCTGATGCAGCGCCAGGACGACCTCGCGCTGCTCATGACGTTGGAGATGGGCAAGCCGCTCCCGGAAGCCAAGGGTGAGATCGCCTATGCCGCGGACTTCCTCCGCTGGTTCTCCGAGGAGGCCGTGCGTATCGAGGGCGGTTTCTCCACCTCGCCCAACGGCCAGGCCCGGTTCCTCATCATGCAGCAGCCGGTGGGGCCGAGCATGCTCGTCACACCGTGGAACTTCCCCATGGCGATGGGCACCCGCAAGATCGGCCCGGCGATCGCCGCGGGCTGCACCGCGATCCTGAAGCCGGCCCAGCAGACCCCGTTGTCGGCGCTCGCGCTGGCCGGGATCCTGCGCGAGGCAGGGGTGCCCGATGGTGTACTGAGCGTGTTGCCCACGACCGACGCCGGCTCGGTGACCGAACCGCTGCTGCGCGACGGCCGGATCCGCAAGATGTCGTTCACCGGGTCGACGGGGGTCGGCCGCAAGCTGCTGGAGCAGAGCGCCGACCAGGTGCTGCGGACGTCGATGGAGCTGGGCGGGAACGCCCCGTTCCTGGTGTTCGACGACGCCGACCTGGACGCCGCGGTCGAGGGCGCGATGCAGGCCAAGATGCGCAACATCGGCGAGGCGTGCACCGCCGCGAACCGCATCTACGCGCAGTCCGGTATCGCCTCCGAGTTCGCCCGGCGGCTCAGCGAGCGCATGGGGGCGCTGCGGGTCGGCCGCGGCACTGAGGAAGGCGTGCAGGTGGGCCCGCTGATCGACGCGAAGGCGCGCGAGAAGGTGCAGCACTTGGTGGACGACGCTGTGGGCCGGGGCGCCAAGGTCATGGTCGGCGGCGGGCCGGACGACGGTGCGGGCTACTTCTACAAGCCCACGGTGCTCTCCGATGTCCCGCAGGAGAGCGAGCTCTCCGACACCGAGATCTTCGGGCCGGTGGCGCCGGTCATCACGTTCGAGACCGAGGAGGAGGCGCTGGCCGACGCCAACGACACCGAGTACGGCCTGGTCAGCTACGTCTACACCAGTGACCTGAACCGGGCGTTCCGGGTCTCGGAGAACCTGGAGACCGGGATGGTCGGGCTGAACCAGGGCATCGTCTCCAACCCGGCAGCCCCGTTCGGCGGGGTCAAGCACTCGGGCCTGGGCCGCGAGGGCGGCCGTGTCGGCATCGACGAGTTCCTGGAGACGAAGTACATCGGGATCGGCGGAGTCGACTAG
- a CDS encoding TetR/AcrR family transcriptional regulator — protein MVRPRTTSDEAILRATARAIDQHGPNALTLALVAEEAGLSPATIVQRFGSRRGLLLAFAEHAVSGTRATFQRARQEHGSPLHALYAALDEQASGVRTPQQMVNNLGLLQLDLTDPQLRGLAADQARQAHDEITALLTEAAANGELAADAPFARLARAVQVTYNGALILWALSGDGPLADALRGDLDETLRPYRISADPTTESETT, from the coding sequence ATGGTCAGGCCGCGCACGACCAGCGACGAGGCGATCCTGCGGGCGACGGCGCGGGCGATCGACCAGCACGGGCCGAACGCGCTCACGCTGGCCTTGGTCGCCGAGGAGGCCGGCCTGTCGCCCGCGACGATCGTCCAACGGTTCGGATCCCGGCGCGGCCTGCTCCTCGCGTTCGCCGAGCACGCCGTATCCGGCACGCGAGCCACCTTCCAGCGCGCCCGCCAGGAGCACGGCTCCCCCTTGCACGCGCTGTACGCCGCCCTGGACGAGCAGGCGTCCGGTGTACGGACGCCCCAGCAGATGGTCAACAACCTTGGGCTGCTGCAGCTCGACCTGACCGACCCGCAACTGCGAGGGCTCGCCGCCGACCAGGCCCGCCAGGCGCACGACGAGATCACCGCGCTGCTCACCGAGGCAGCGGCGAACGGGGAGCTGGCAGCGGACGCGCCGTTCGCCCGGCTGGCGCGCGCGGTCCAGGTGACCTACAACGGCGCCCTCATCCTGTGGGCCCTGTCCGGCGACGGCCCACTCGCCGACGCCCTGCGCGGCGACCTCGACGAAACACTCCGCCCGTATCGCATCAGTGCCGACCCGACTACCGAAAGCGAGACAACATGA
- a CDS encoding LutC/YkgG family protein: MTGSRERILGRVRAALADVPRDERPDDVAVPRTYASAHGGDPVPTLVDRLEDYKASVHRVTAGGLAEAIAEAARRRSLARLVVPPDLPAEWTTATPATIVRDDGLTIDELDAVDGVVTGCAVAIAETGTIVLDTGTAQGRRAVSLIPDVHLCVVRADQVVNGVPETVAQLDPHRPLTWISGPSATSDIELDRVEGVHGPRILEVIIEEG, encoded by the coding sequence ATGACCGGCTCACGCGAGCGAATCCTGGGGCGGGTGCGCGCGGCCCTGGCCGACGTGCCGCGGGATGAGCGTCCCGACGACGTCGCCGTTCCGCGAACCTACGCGTCCGCGCACGGCGGCGACCCGGTCCCGACACTGGTCGACCGGCTGGAGGACTACAAGGCGAGCGTGCACCGCGTCACAGCGGGCGGGCTCGCCGAAGCGATCGCGGAGGCGGCGCGGCGCCGGTCGCTCGCGCGCCTGGTTGTCCCGCCGGACCTGCCCGCCGAATGGACGACGGCCACGCCCGCGACCATCGTGCGCGACGACGGGTTGACCATCGACGAGCTCGACGCGGTCGACGGGGTGGTCACCGGCTGCGCCGTTGCTATCGCCGAAACCGGCACCATCGTGCTCGACACCGGAACCGCGCAGGGCCGGCGCGCCGTATCGCTCATCCCCGACGTACACCTGTGCGTCGTGCGCGCCGACCAGGTGGTCAACGGCGTTCCGGAGACGGTGGCCCAGCTCGACCCGCACCGCCCGCTCACCTGGATCAGCGGCCCGTCGGCCACCAGCGACATCGAGCTCGACCGGGTGGAGGGCGTGCACGGCCCCCGCATCCTCGAAGTGATCATCGAGGAAGGCTAA
- a CDS encoding peptide deformylase, with protein sequence MGVYLVFPAELAPDAWGTETSTTAESVPLRNPIERHQRGEDIVFSWATATPPIGARYRLEWRWRAREDDFPRPLLRTAADRMRAAGIVQQGEAILTRTAPHFDLPWQASEATDAIDQIHRAMQRVREHHEFGKGMGLAAPQIGIDRAAAVVAPPDPDAQPLTLLNPRIIETSAETDELYEGCLSFFDVCGLVPRPRRIEVEHTTTDGTVAIAVLTDALARLVAHEIDHLHGILYTRHMREGVSPIPVEEYRGTGQPWPHAK encoded by the coding sequence GTGGGCGTCTACCTGGTGTTTCCAGCGGAACTAGCCCCTGATGCTTGGGGCACCGAGACCTCCACCACCGCGGAATCGGTGCCGCTGCGCAACCCGATCGAGCGTCACCAGCGCGGCGAGGACATCGTCTTCTCCTGGGCCACCGCCACCCCGCCCATCGGAGCCCGCTACCGCCTCGAATGGCGCTGGCGCGCCCGAGAAGACGACTTCCCCCGCCCACTGCTGCGCACCGCCGCCGACCGCATGCGCGCGGCCGGCATCGTCCAACAAGGCGAGGCCATCCTCACCCGCACCGCCCCCCACTTCGACCTACCATGGCAGGCCAGCGAGGCGACCGACGCCATCGACCAGATCCACCGGGCGATGCAACGCGTGCGCGAGCACCACGAGTTCGGCAAAGGAATGGGCCTGGCCGCCCCCCAGATCGGAATCGACCGCGCCGCCGCCGTAGTGGCCCCGCCTGACCCCGATGCCCAGCCGCTTACCCTGCTCAACCCCCGCATCATCGAGACCTCAGCCGAAACCGACGAACTCTACGAAGGCTGCCTGTCCTTCTTCGACGTGTGCGGGCTCGTCCCCCGACCACGCCGTATCGAGGTCGAACACACCACCACCGATGGCACCGTGGCCATCGCCGTGCTCACCGACGCACTGGCGCGCCTTGTCGCCCACGAGATCGACCACCTGCACGGCATCCTCTACACCCGCCATATGCGCGAGGGAGTTTCGCCGATCCCGGTCGAGGAGTACCGAGGCACCGGCCAGCCGTGGCCCCACGCGAAATGA
- a CDS encoding dihydrofolate reductase family protein, with protein sequence MTTHPPFTGKVFVGTSVDGFIARTDGTIEWLTSRGNALDDYGFDAFIADIDTVVLGRATYEELLGFGPDMWPYGDRRIAVLSTRLETDDSRVTVYRDLDQLIAGLADSGASNVYVDGGQTIQTFLRAGLIHEITITTVPVLIGTGLALFGPLDSDVPLNHRSTKDLGAGIVQSTYTVAA encoded by the coding sequence ATGACCACCCACCCGCCCTTCACCGGGAAAGTGTTCGTCGGGACGAGCGTCGACGGGTTCATCGCCCGCACCGACGGCACCATCGAGTGGCTCACCAGCCGCGGCAACGCCCTCGACGACTACGGATTCGACGCCTTCATCGCGGACATCGACACGGTCGTGCTCGGCCGCGCCACCTACGAGGAACTCCTCGGCTTCGGTCCCGACATGTGGCCCTACGGCGACCGGCGCATCGCCGTCCTCAGCACCCGCCTGGAGACCGACGACTCCCGCGTCACCGTGTACCGCGACCTGGACCAGCTTATTGCGGGCTTGGCCGACAGCGGCGCAAGCAACGTCTACGTCGACGGCGGGCAGACCATCCAGACGTTCCTGCGCGCCGGCCTCATCCACGAGATCACGATCACCACGGTGCCCGTCCTCATCGGAACGGGGCTTGCGCTGTTCGGGCCGCTCGACAGCGACGTCCCGCTGAACCACCGCTCCACCAAGGATCTCGGTGCCGGCATCGTCCAGTCGACCTACACCGTCGCCGCCTAA
- a CDS encoding L-lactate permease: MTDNLAVLSLLAILPILSIGVLLVGFRWPAKYAMPVGYAVVVLIAAFVWQVGWVEIAASTVEGFIIAVGLLYIVFGALLLLSTLNASGAIRSIRAAFTRISPDRRVQAVIVAWLFGSFIEGASGFGTPAAVAAPLLLALGFPAMAAVMVGLIIQSTPVSFGAVGTPLLVGVTDGLSGATVEESLSAAGTDLTTYVANDVTLAVAGMHAIVGTLVPLFMVCMLTAFFGERRSVADGLKVAPFALFAAFAMTIPYVLVAWLFGPEFPALLGGLIGLMIVVFAAQRGFLVPSEPWDFAPRKNWAPEWMGRLVPDTSEVTSADMGIVRAWTPYVLVAVLLLFTRLVEPVTEGLQAGTLEWAGIFGTDAGADFQALYSPGFVFLVAVVLTFLIHRMSMPQVIQAVTTSGKQIGVAAVALLVAVPMVRVFINSGAEFNVSGLESMPLSLAAGASSLAGEAWPVFSPWIGALGAFAAGSNTVSNLMFSLFQFSTAEQIGAPTSVVVGAQAVGGAAGNMITVHNVVAACATVGLVDREGALIRKTIIPMVYYCLTAGMLAYVFSFGLGLNVGSFGLLAILGTLILVVTYFWRRRDVVPISVARTEK; the protein is encoded by the coding sequence ATGACCGACAATCTGGCGGTCCTGAGCTTACTGGCGATACTGCCGATCCTCTCGATCGGTGTGCTGCTGGTTGGCTTTCGATGGCCCGCGAAGTACGCGATGCCTGTGGGCTATGCCGTCGTCGTCCTCATCGCGGCGTTCGTCTGGCAAGTGGGCTGGGTGGAGATCGCGGCGTCCACCGTTGAGGGCTTCATCATCGCCGTTGGCCTCCTCTACATCGTCTTCGGTGCGCTCCTGCTGCTGTCGACGCTGAACGCCAGCGGTGCGATCCGCTCGATCCGCGCGGCGTTCACCCGGATCAGCCCCGACCGCCGGGTGCAGGCGGTGATCGTCGCCTGGCTCTTCGGGAGCTTCATCGAGGGCGCCTCAGGCTTCGGTACCCCGGCCGCGGTGGCCGCGCCCCTGTTGCTCGCTCTCGGCTTCCCCGCTATGGCCGCGGTGATGGTCGGGCTGATCATCCAGAGCACACCGGTGAGCTTCGGCGCGGTCGGCACCCCGCTGCTGGTCGGGGTGACCGACGGCCTCAGCGGTGCCACTGTCGAAGAGAGCCTGAGCGCGGCGGGCACCGACCTGACCACCTACGTCGCCAACGACGTCACGCTCGCCGTCGCCGGGATGCACGCCATTGTGGGAACCCTCGTCCCGCTGTTCATGGTCTGCATGCTGACGGCGTTCTTCGGCGAGCGGCGCAGCGTCGCCGACGGCCTCAAGGTCGCGCCCTTCGCGCTGTTCGCGGCGTTCGCCATGACGATCCCCTACGTGCTCGTCGCGTGGCTGTTCGGGCCGGAGTTCCCCGCTCTGCTCGGTGGCCTCATCGGACTGATGATCGTGGTGTTCGCGGCGCAGCGGGGCTTCCTGGTGCCGTCCGAGCCGTGGGACTTCGCGCCCCGCAAGAACTGGGCCCCCGAGTGGATGGGCCGGCTCGTCCCCGACACCAGCGAGGTCACCAGCGCCGACATGGGCATCGTCCGCGCGTGGACGCCCTACGTGCTGGTCGCGGTGCTGCTGCTGTTCACGCGGCTGGTGGAGCCGGTGACCGAAGGGCTCCAGGCGGGGACCCTGGAATGGGCGGGCATCTTCGGCACGGACGCCGGGGCGGACTTCCAGGCGCTGTACTCGCCCGGGTTCGTGTTCCTCGTGGCGGTGGTGCTGACCTTCCTGATCCACCGCATGTCGATGCCTCAGGTCATCCAGGCGGTGACCACGTCGGGCAAGCAGATCGGTGTCGCGGCAGTCGCGCTGCTCGTCGCGGTGCCGATGGTCCGCGTTTTCATCAACTCCGGCGCGGAGTTCAACGTGTCGGGCCTGGAGAGCATGCCGCTGTCGCTGGCCGCGGGTGCGTCGTCGCTCGCCGGGGAGGCGTGGCCGGTGTTCTCGCCGTGGATTGGTGCGCTCGGCGCGTTCGCGGCCGGCAGCAACACGGTGAGCAACCTGATGTTCTCGCTGTTCCAGTTCTCCACGGCGGAGCAGATCGGGGCGCCGACCAGCGTTGTCGTCGGGGCGCAGGCTGTCGGCGGTGCCGCCGGCAACATGATCACCGTGCACAACGTCGTCGCGGCGTGCGCCACGGTGGGCCTGGTCGACCGCGAGGGCGCGCTCATCCGCAAGACCATCATCCCGATGGTCTACTACTGCCTGACCGCAGGCATGCTCGCCTACGTGTTCAGCTTCGGGCTCGGGCTGAACGTGGGATCGTTCGGACTGCTGGCGATCCTGGGGACGCTGATCCTGGTCGTCACCTACTTCTGGCGCCGCCGGGACGTCGTCCCGATTTCGGTGGCCCGCACCGAGAAGTAG
- a CDS encoding LLM class flavin-dependent oxidoreductase, with product MDVRAAAVADGAGVDGRHYAIAQSRVNPKPVQQGGPPTLVGAAAPASTRRTAQLGLGLHPVMVTWDTLENAITTFREAGHEPGSLPVVLRVNFPLTDRPVDQHGPLAGSAEQVTEDLPRLEALRINEVFWSMDHPRSSRARSSNAWRSSCAPPGRLRRASPWSSSQPPTGDKMARYPCCVRGRVGDVFRAAPTNQGIPAC from the coding sequence GTGGACGTTCGAGCGGCAGCTGTCGCCGACGGAGCCGGTGTCGATGGGCGCCACTATGCGATCGCCCAGTCCAGAGTGAACCCTAAGCCGGTACAGCAGGGCGGACCCCCGACCCTGGTCGGCGCGGCCGCCCCCGCCTCCACCCGCCGGACCGCCCAGCTGGGCCTGGGGCTGCACCCGGTGATGGTGACCTGGGACACCCTGGAGAACGCGATTACCACCTTCCGCGAGGCGGGGCACGAACCGGGCTCGCTGCCGGTGGTACTGCGGGTGAACTTCCCGCTCACGGACAGGCCGGTCGACCAGCACGGACCACTGGCGGGCTCGGCCGAGCAGGTCACCGAGGACCTTCCCCGACTGGAGGCACTCCGCATCAATGAGGTGTTCTGGTCCATGGACCACCCCCGATCGAGCCGGGCGCGCAGCTCGAACGCATGGCGCAGCTCCTGCGCACCGCCGGGGAGGCTTCGTCGCGCTAGCCCATGGTCCAGCTCACAGCCGCCCACCGGAGACAAAATGGCGCGCTACCCCTGCTGCGTGCGTGGTAGAGTCGGAGACGTCTTCAGGGCAGCCCCCACCAACCAGGGGATTCCGGCCTGTTGA
- a CDS encoding (Fe-S)-binding protein, which yields MRIALFVTCVNDTLFPDTGRAVVRLLERLGHEVVFPEAQTCCGQMHYNSGYRRDAQRLAVRFVETFGDADAVLVPSGSCAAMIRDNYTRLGEAGSPLGREAGALAPRVYDLTELLVDVLGVTDVGAYFPHTVTYHPTCHGLRVLGLGERPYTLLRAVRGLELRDLGGAAECCGFGGTFAMKNAEVSSAMGWDKARNVAGSGAEVLCAADNSCLMHIGGVLNRQRSGVRVMHLAEILASTEEEPAHT from the coding sequence GTGCGCATCGCACTGTTCGTGACCTGCGTTAACGACACCCTGTTCCCGGACACCGGCAGGGCGGTGGTGCGCCTGCTGGAGCGGCTGGGCCATGAGGTGGTCTTCCCGGAAGCGCAGACCTGCTGCGGCCAGATGCACTACAACAGCGGGTACCGCCGCGACGCCCAGCGCCTGGCCGTGCGGTTCGTCGAGACCTTCGGCGACGCCGACGCGGTGCTGGTGCCCTCCGGATCCTGCGCGGCGATGATCCGGGACAACTACACCCGGCTGGGCGAAGCAGGCAGCCCTCTGGGCCGCGAGGCCGGCGCGCTGGCGCCGCGGGTGTACGACCTCACGGAGCTGCTCGTCGACGTCCTCGGTGTGACCGACGTCGGCGCGTACTTCCCGCACACCGTCACCTACCACCCCACCTGCCACGGGCTGCGCGTGCTCGGCCTCGGCGAGCGGCCCTACACACTGCTGCGAGCGGTTCGCGGCCTGGAGCTGCGCGACCTGGGCGGCGCGGCCGAGTGCTGCGGCTTCGGCGGCACCTTCGCGATGAAGAACGCCGAGGTGTCATCCGCTATGGGCTGGGACAAGGCGCGCAACGTGGCCGGCTCCGGGGCGGAGGTGCTCTGCGCCGCGGACAACTCCTGCCTGATGCACATCGGCGGCGTCCTGAACCGCCAGCGGTCCGGCGTACGTGTCATGCACCTCGCCGAGATCCTGGCCAGCACCGAAGAGGAGCCCGCACACACATGA
- a CDS encoding aspartate aminotransferase family protein produces MAEQSAGLSPMLKQATPVLAARGEGVHIYDEDDRRYLDFTAGIGVTSTGHCHPKVVEAAQRQVGTLIHGQYTTVMHRPLLQLTERLGSVLPEGIDRLFFANSGSESVEAALRLARQATGRQNAIVFQGSFHGRTMAAASLTTSGVKIRAGIGPLMPGVAVSPFPYAYRLGMSEEEATRYALQELDYLLATVSSPKDTAAIFIEPVLGEGGYVPAPPEFLRGLRERADKHGILLVGDEVQTGFGRTGRFWGLDHSGVRPDIVITAKGLASGFPLSAIAAPNDLMEKAWPGSQGGTYGGNAVACAAALATLDVVQEEGLVENAAQMGERLQKGLRQVADSHPAIGDVRGLGLMLGNEFTTADGSPDTDTATRAHKAAAERGLLLLTCGPHGNIVRMIPPLVVGPEQVDTAVEIWSEAVADATR; encoded by the coding sequence ATGGCTGAGCAGTCGGCCGGGCTCTCCCCGATGCTGAAGCAGGCGACCCCGGTCCTCGCCGCTCGCGGCGAGGGCGTCCACATCTATGACGAGGACGACCGGCGCTATCTCGACTTCACCGCCGGGATCGGCGTTACCAGCACGGGCCATTGCCACCCCAAGGTGGTCGAAGCGGCGCAGCGCCAGGTTGGGACGCTGATCCATGGACAGTACACGACCGTGATGCACCGTCCTCTGCTGCAGCTCACCGAGCGGCTCGGCTCGGTGCTGCCCGAGGGGATCGACCGGCTCTTCTTCGCCAACTCGGGAAGCGAGTCGGTCGAGGCGGCGCTGCGTCTCGCGCGCCAGGCCACGGGGCGGCAGAACGCCATCGTGTTCCAGGGGTCCTTCCACGGCCGCACCATGGCGGCGGCCTCGCTGACCACGTCCGGCGTGAAGATCCGCGCGGGGATCGGACCGCTGATGCCGGGGGTGGCGGTCTCCCCGTTCCCCTACGCCTACCGGCTCGGCATGTCCGAGGAGGAGGCCACCCGCTACGCGCTGCAGGAACTGGACTACCTGCTGGCCACGGTCAGCTCCCCGAAGGACACCGCGGCCATCTTCATCGAGCCGGTCCTCGGCGAGGGCGGTTACGTCCCGGCGCCGCCGGAGTTCCTGCGCGGGCTGCGGGAGCGAGCCGATAAGCACGGCATCCTGCTGGTCGGCGACGAGGTGCAGACCGGTTTCGGGCGCACCGGCCGCTTCTGGGGCCTCGACCACTCCGGAGTCCGGCCCGACATCGTGATCACCGCCAAGGGCCTGGCCAGCGGTTTCCCGTTGTCCGCGATCGCCGCGCCGAACGACCTGATGGAGAAGGCGTGGCCGGGCTCCCAGGGCGGTACCTACGGCGGCAACGCGGTCGCGTGCGCGGCGGCGCTGGCCACCCTGGACGTCGTCCAGGAGGAGGGCCTGGTGGAGAACGCGGCCCAGATGGGCGAGCGGCTGCAGAAGGGGCTGCGCCAGGTCGCCGACTCCCACCCGGCCATCGGCGACGTGCGCGGGCTCGGGCTGATGCTCGGCAACGAGTTCACCACCGCTGACGGCTCCCCGGACACCGACACCGCTACCCGCGCGCACAAGGCCGCCGCCGAACGAGGGCTGCTGCTGCTCACCTGCGGCCCGCACGGCAACATCGTGCGGATGATCCCGCCGCTGGTCGTCGGGCCCGAGCAGGTCGACACCGCCGTGGAGATCTGGTCGGAGGCGGTCGCCGACGCCACACGCTGA
- a CDS encoding GntR family transcriptional regulator — protein MTMRPIGTQHSELWAEVFAELRELIVLGRLAPAERLVEADLAERLGVSRGPVRTALAELARVGLVELSSRRSARVVSLTSKDVAEIYSVRKALERLSVQTADDEAVRAMLPGLSADLDTLEAALEEGDRSAATRADLAFHRHLAELAGNSRLLAAWDMQADQVRLVIGMVQRDDPTVAAKSGEHRSVLEALQTGDRECACVALEQHLAAAEKAVREGAARLTGEPATTEAGQS, from the coding sequence ATGACGATGCGCCCGATCGGCACGCAGCACTCCGAGCTTTGGGCGGAGGTCTTCGCCGAGCTGCGTGAGCTGATCGTGCTCGGTCGGCTCGCCCCCGCCGAGCGCCTGGTGGAGGCCGATCTCGCGGAGCGCCTGGGAGTGAGCCGCGGCCCCGTTCGTACCGCCCTGGCGGAGCTCGCCCGGGTGGGACTCGTGGAGCTCAGCTCCCGGCGCAGTGCCCGGGTCGTCTCTCTCACCAGCAAGGACGTGGCCGAGATCTACTCGGTGCGCAAGGCGCTGGAGCGGCTCTCCGTGCAGACCGCTGACGACGAGGCGGTGCGCGCGATGCTGCCCGGCCTCAGTGCCGACCTCGACACGCTTGAGGCCGCCTTGGAGGAGGGCGACCGCTCCGCGGCGACCCGGGCGGACCTCGCGTTCCACCGGCATCTCGCCGAGCTCGCCGGCAACAGCCGGCTGCTCGCCGCCTGGGACATGCAGGCCGACCAGGTCCGGTTGGTCATCGGCATGGTGCAGCGCGACGACCCGACGGTTGCCGCGAAGTCGGGCGAGCACCGGTCCGTTCTGGAGGCGCTGCAGACCGGCGACCGCGAATGCGCGTGCGTCGCGCTCGAACAGCACCTCGCCGCGGCCGAGAAGGCCGTGCGCGAGGGGGCCGCCCGACTAACGGGCGAGCCAGCGACGACCGAAGCGGGACAGTCGTGA
- a CDS encoding lactate utilization protein B — translation MSRTFVGMPDFPTAAAGATHDPQLRHNLREATHTIRDKRDSAVGELDDWAQLRAAGKAIKDRTLRHLDGYLEQLESAVTAAGGTVHWAADAEEANAIVTRLVRDTGEREVVKVKSMATQEIELNNALDQAGITAYETDLAELIVQLGDDLPSHILVPAIHRNRAEIREIFLRTMADWGVPAPENLSDQPAALAEAARVHLRRRFLDTKVAISGANFAVADTGTLVVLESEGNGRMCLTLPETLISVVGIEKIVPSWSDLEVFLQLLPRSSTGERMNPYTSTWTGPTDGDGPRNFHLVLLDNGRTNALADEVGRQALRCIRCSACLNICPVYERTGGHAYGSVYPGPIGAILNPQLHGTSDPVDASLPYASSLCGACYEVCPVAIDIPEVLVHLRERVVSEPGHAAEKATMGAAGWVLNDGRRLGLAQRAIGAARSMVPRHIPGPPSAWTDTRDLPDIPEKSFRQWWRKREKAQEDETTGARQPREDGAEGRQRSDRRGGERS, via the coding sequence ATGAGCCGAACCTTCGTGGGAATGCCGGACTTCCCCACCGCAGCCGCCGGCGCCACACACGACCCGCAACTGCGGCACAACCTGCGCGAGGCCACGCACACCATCCGCGACAAACGGGACAGCGCCGTGGGTGAGCTGGACGACTGGGCCCAGCTTCGCGCGGCGGGCAAAGCCATCAAGGACCGCACGCTGCGCCACCTGGACGGCTACCTGGAGCAGCTGGAGAGCGCCGTCACCGCGGCCGGCGGCACCGTCCACTGGGCCGCCGACGCCGAGGAGGCCAACGCCATCGTCACCCGCCTGGTCCGCGACACCGGCGAGCGCGAGGTGGTCAAGGTCAAGTCCATGGCCACCCAGGAGATCGAGCTGAACAACGCGCTGGACCAGGCGGGGATCACTGCCTACGAGACCGACCTGGCCGAGCTGATCGTGCAGCTCGGGGACGACCTTCCCTCACACATCCTGGTCCCCGCCATCCACCGCAACCGCGCCGAGATCCGGGAGATCTTCCTGCGCACGATGGCCGACTGGGGCGTGCCCGCCCCCGAGAACCTGAGCGACCAGCCGGCAGCGCTGGCCGAGGCCGCGCGGGTGCACCTGCGGCGCCGGTTCCTGGACACCAAGGTGGCGATCTCCGGGGCGAACTTCGCCGTGGCCGACACCGGGACCCTGGTCGTCCTGGAGTCCGAAGGCAACGGGCGGATGTGCCTCACCCTTCCCGAGACCCTGATCTCCGTGGTCGGTATCGAGAAGATCGTTCCCTCCTGGTCCGACCTTGAGGTGTTCCTGCAGTTGCTGCCCCGTTCGTCCACCGGCGAGCGGATGAACCCCTACACCTCGACCTGGACCGGGCCCACCGACGGCGACGGTCCGCGGAACTTCCACCTGGTGCTGCTGGACAACGGCCGCACCAACGCGCTCGCCGACGAGGTGGGGCGCCAAGCGCTGCGCTGCATCCGCTGCTCGGCCTGCCTGAACATCTGCCCGGTGTACGAACGCACTGGCGGGCACGCCTACGGCTCCGTCTACCCGGGCCCCATCGGCGCGATCCTCAACCCGCAGTTGCACGGGACCTCCGACCCGGTCGACGCCTCGCTGCCGTACGCGTCCTCACTGTGCGGGGCCTGCTACGAGGTGTGCCCCGTTGCCATCGACATCCCCGAGGTCCTGGTCCACCTACGCGAACGGGTCGTCTCAGAGCCGGGACACGCCGCGGAGAAGGCGACCATGGGCGCCGCCGGGTGGGTGCTCAATGACGGCCGGCGGCTCGGCCTGGCCCAACGCGCGATCGGCGCGGCACGTTCCATGGTCCCGCGCCACATACCCGGCCCGCCCTCGGCCTGGACCGATACCCGCGACCTGCCCGACATCCCGGAGAAGTCGTTCCGGCAGTGGTGGCGGAAACGGGAGAAAGCGCAGGAGGACGAAACAACGGGGGCGCGGCAACCCCGGGAGGACGGCGCAGAGGGCCGGCAACGGAGCGACAGGCGGGGAGGCGAGCGGTCATGA